From the genome of Tsukamurella pulmonis:
GCTGTGCTTCGCCTGCGTGGCCATCGTGATCTGGTAGCCGTCGTCGGACGTGTTCGGTCCGATCAGCCACCAGATCCCGAGCACGCCGATCACGGTGAAATCGACCGGGCGCGGGCGCAGCCAGCCCTGCGGCATGAACCGGATGTGCCCGCGGCCGTCGCGCATGTCCACGAAGCCGAGGGCGACCAGGGCGAGGATCGTCGAGGCGATGCCGACGATGATCGCGATCAGCTTGATCGTCGACGGGGAGGTGTTGAACCGGGTGTCCACCTGGGTCTGCACGTCGATGCCGTCGATCGGGGTCGACGCGGGCAGGTCCGTGTAGAAGCCGGTCACCTGCGGGCGCAGGTTCGGGTCGTCGACCGAGTTCGAGAGCTGGTTGGAGGTCTCGGCGCCGGGAGGCATGCCGGTGAACTCGGCGGTGGTGTTCTCCGGGGTGGAGACGAAGCGGATCGCGCAGCCCGGTGCGTTGCGCGCCACGTCGGCGCGGTCGGCCGTCGCGAGCGGAACGTCGCGATCGGCGACGATGACGTTCTTCGCGTCCGCCCGGATCACCAGGCCCTGCAGGCCCGGACGCGGACCGTCCTCGGGCAGGGTGCGCAGCAGCGTCCCGCCGGCGGCGGGCAGCTGGTCAACGAGTGAACAGGGCAGCGTCACGTCGAGGCGGATCGGCGTGTACGACACCAGGGGCGCGTCGACGTTGCTCACGCGCCCGTTCTGCGGCCAGTGCACCGCGGTGGTGGTCTCCTTCACCGGTAGGAACGGTGTGAGGATCGCCAGGACGAAGCCGAGCAGGCCGGCGACGGCGGCCACGATCCGCCACTTCCCGTAGCGCTGCTCCGGCGGCACCGTCGCGGATGCGGTCGAGTTCTCGCTGGTCATCTCGGCTTCCTAGTTCTTCACGGTCTGGTCGGTCAGCGCGCGGATCGGTCCCTGGCGCCACCACCCCGACCGTGTCTGGACACCGACCGTCAGTTCCGCCGCGGGGGCGTCCTCGGCCAGCGGCGTGTACTTCTGCAGCTCGCCCCAGTCCCGGGTGAGGTCCCCGGCCATGTACGTGGGGATCGTCGTCGTGCGCAGCAGGGTGTCGGGCACCGTCAGCAGGCCGCCGGCCTCCCGGGCCTGCCACGTGCCCGAGGTCGACAGCGCGTCCTTGCGGGTGGGCAGGATGCGCCACTTCGGCAGCTCGTAGGTGCCGTTGCGGATGGCCAGGGGGCGCTGGCACGGGAACTGCTGGCCCACCAGCAGGTCGAGCAGCACCGGATCGGTCTCGCCCACGACCTCCTGCAGGGTGCGCAGCCGGGGCACGCGCGGCGGCGTCACGCCCACCCACTGCTGATCGCCGAGGTTCGGGTCGCGCACGTGGATCCGCACGACGTTGGCGGTCGGCGGGATCGCCTCCATCGGCACCCGCAGGTTGCGCCAGGGCTTGTTCGGCCCGGGATCGATCGGGTCGATCGCGCCGCGGGCGCCGATCGTGCCGTCGGCGCGCCGCTCGGCCCACTCCAGGGTCACGGGCTGGCCGTACTCCTTCTTCCCTGTCGGGCCGACCGAGGAGATCGCGCCGGAGGCCGCGAAGGACACCAGGGGACGGTCCGCCGAGCGGGCCGGCAGCGAGTACCAGTCGCTGAACAGCTCGGCCGGCACCGTGTTCTGGCCGTACGAGCCCACCACGGGCGTGCGGGCCGGGTCGAGCCCGAAGGGCAGGGCCGCGGTGCTGCCGTTGACGGTGCGCGGGCCGGTCCCGCCGCCGGTGCCGGCGGTGGCCGCCGTGGACGTGAACGGCGAGGTGATGGGCGAGGCCATGTTGATCTGGCCCGGTGCCGAGCTGATCGCCAGCGGCTTGAGCTCGTTCGGGACACCGGTCGGCAGGAAGCCCCGCGATCCGGGCCCGACCAGCGCCTGCGCGGTCGGCCGTCCCTCGGCCGAGGTCAGCATGTCGGCGTTGGGATCGGTCTCCACCAGGACCTTGCTCGCCATCCCGCAACTGTCGCCGCGCAGCGCGTCGAGGTTGCCCTTGGCCACGGTGTAGGTCGACGGGTTCGAGACGTACGCCTTGGCGAAGATCGCGCCCTCGCCGAGCACCAGCATTCCCAGGACCAGCACCAGGGGGAGCGAGGCCAGCTGGAGCCGGCGTCGGCTGCGCAGCGCCTGGTCGCGATCGGCCCGGGTGTGGGTCGCCAGTGCGCTATCGGCCAGCGCGGCCTCGTCGACGGTGCCGTCCTCGACCAGGCCGCCCTCGCCGCGGCCGCGGAAATCGAGCCGGAAGTGCTGCCACGCCGCCAGCGCGCCCGCCAGGCCGGCGAGCACGAGGAAGGCCTTGCTGAAGGTGATCCCCGCGACTTCGGGCTGGCGGTCGAACCACGGCACGCCCCACAGGTACGGCCACGACCACAGGTTGAACCCGGCGAAGGCCGCGGCCAGCGCGAACAGCATCCCGGTGAGGAAGAAGGTGAAGTTGCGGACGGACGTGCGCGCGGCCTCGACCACGGCCACCGTCGCCACGGCCGCGAGCGCGGCGGCGAAGCCGGCGTAGACGCCGAAGTGCACCGTCCACTTGGTGGGCGTGAGCGTGAGCAGCGCGGCGGTGATGAACACGGCGCCGACCAGCCGCCACACGGGGCCCGGCGCGATCCGGGGGATCCGGCGCGCCCGCAGCATCACGAACAGCCCCACGAACAGGCACATCACGAACAGGTAGACCGGTACGCGGCGCACCAGCGAGCCGTCGGTGGTCTCGTTGGTGAGGAAGAAGAAGCGCAGGTACTCCTGCGTCCACGGCGCGGCCGGGCCCACCTCGTAGCGGATCCGGATCGCCTCCGCCACCGACGCCAGCGACTGGTCGCGGAAGGCGATGGGCACGATGACCGCGGCGGCGGCGAGGACGGGCACGACGAGGGCGGCCAGGCCCGCCTCGCGCCGTCGGGCGACGAGCACGCGCAGGACCGCGGCCGACGAGGCCAGCAGCAGCGCCACGGCCACGACGCCCTGCGGGGCGAGGCCCAGCGTCAGGCCCGTGGCCAGCGCCGCGATCGCGGCGGGCAGTGCCCGGTGCGTGGCGACGGCCCGCTCGACCGCGACCCAGGTGACCATCGTGCCGAGCACGATGATCGGCTCGGAGCGCAGGCCCGACGCCAGCGGGAACCAGAACGCGAGCAGCATCGCGCCCGCGGCCCACACGGCCAGCGGGTAGCGGCGCACGCCCGGACCGAGGCGCGGCAGCAGCACGCGGCTGAGCAGCAGCCACACCACGACGCCCGCGGCCAGCATGGGCAGCCGCATCCAGATCGCGTTCGCGCTGATCGAGCCCCAGTGCGAGAGGAACGTGTAGTACCAGTCGAACGGTGCCTCGGGCGCGCCGAAGAAGCGGTAGTAGTTCGCCGTGTAGCCGGCCTCGGGGGCCACCTTGCCCATCGACAGGATGTAGCCGTCGTCGGAGCTGCCCGCGCCGAGCACCGTCCACAGGCCGAGGCCGCCCAGCACCGCCACGTCGACGAGGCGGGGGCGCAGCATCCGGCCGAGGGTGCGGTGCGGGGGGCGCCGGTGGTGGCCGAAGGCGCGGTCCAGCAACCACAGCGCGACGAGCGAGGCGAGGACGCAGAGGAGGCCGATGGTGATGGCGGCCGCCTTGAGCGGGGAGGCGGAGAGCTCGAACCGGGTGTCCAGATCGGCGTGCAGGCGCATCCCGGGCCCCGCGGCGGTGACGTCGGCCGCGGTCAGCGAGGTGTAGACGCCGCCCATGACCGGCCGGCTCTCCGTGGCGATGGTGCCCGCGACGTCGGTGCCCTCGAAGCGGGCGCCGACCTCGGCCGGATTCGACCACAGCCGCAGTTGCGAGCAGCCGCGGAGGCGGTCGAGCGATGCCGCGGCGATGACGGTGTTCCGGGAGGAGACGGTCACGGACTGGCCGGGGCCGGGCGCGCCGACCACGACGTTCATGCCCAGTTCCCGGGCGCTGCTCGAGCCGACCGGCAGGGTGGAGAGCACCGTGCCGCCGGTCGTCGCCGCGCGGTTAATCGCGGCGCACGGCACCGTCGCGGTGAGGTCGGCGGGCGCCTGCGTGACCAGGGAGGCCGAGACCTCCGCGCTCTCGGCCCCGGGCCGCAGCTGCGGCCAATCGAGTGAGGCGGTCGACTGCTGGACGGGGAGCAGCGGGGTCAGCAGGCACAGCAGCAGGCCGACGGCGCCGGCGACGACCGCGACGAGGCGGGCGACGGTGACGCCGCGCGGGGCATCGCCGGCGGCGGGCCGCTGCGGCGCGGGCTCCTGCTCGGAGCTGGACGTAGGCACGGACACGGATGCTCATGGTATGCGAATGCGCTGCGAGAACCGATTCGCCGTCCGGGCCGGAGCCGATCGCTTAACGGATTCTCAGTCCGCGCGATGCCGCAGGTCAGGAAAGCCGCTCAGGAATCGGTCCGATCCTTGCGGATCGGCGCCTCGACGTGGGTGCCCCACACGGTGCGGGTGCCGAGTGTGAGATCGGCCGCACGCGCCTGCGAGTACGGCACCAGGCGCATCACCTCGCCGAAGTCCTGGCCCAGATCGCCCTGGAGGTAGCCGGGGATCTTCTCCTGCTGCAGCAGCATCTGCGTCCAACCCAGCGGGCCGCCGCCCAGGGTCCCCTCCCACTCGGTGGTCACCGGCGAGAGGTTCTGATCGGGGGTGATTCGCCACTGCGGCACCTCGGCGACGCCGTTGCTGTGACTGAACGGGCGCTGGCACGGGAAGGCCAGGCCGGAGGTCCAGTCCAGCAGCACCGGCTCGGTGGAACCGATCAGCTCCTGCGCCGTGACCAGCTTCGACACCCGCGGCGGGGTGACGGCCAGCCAGTGGTCGATCGCCAGGTCGTCGTCCACCGCGACGACCCGGACGGCCGTGGCATCGGCGGGCAGGTCGGTGCGCGGCAGGCGCAGGTTGCGCCACGCGGGCTTCGGGCCGATGTCGATGAACGAGTGCTTGCCGGCGACCTTCGGCTCGGCGCCGGGGGCGGGCGCGTCCGTCGAGTACTCGAGGTAGAGCTCGTCCTCGGTGAACTTGCCGGCCGCCGAGAGCGTGATGAGCGAGCGGTCCGCGGCCTTCGCGGGTAGCGGGTACCACTTCGAGACGACCTGCGCCTTGGACTGCGCCTCCTGCGAGTACGAGCCCAGGACCGGGGTGCGCGCCGGATCCAGCCCGTAGGGCAGGCGCATGTGCGAGCCGTTGATCCCGGCGGTCGACGTGCGGCCTGACGTGGTGTCCTGCGGCAGGCGCGCCATCGCGTCCAGCGAGGTGCTGGAGTCGTCGGTGTTCGAGCTGGTGGTGGCGTTGATGATCGTCGGCACCCCGTCGGGCGAGACCCCGGCGGTGCCCGGACCGGCCAGACCGTCGCGGATGTTCCCGTCGAGTGGGAGCAACAGGCCCGAGGTGGGATCCGGCTCGGTGAGCACGTAGTCGGCGAGGTTGCACGGGTCGCCGCCGAGTGCGCGCAGGTTGGCCTTGCCGTTCGAGAACGAGGAGAACTGGGTGATGCCGGTGGTCGCCGCCATCGAGCCGACGCACAGCACCACGACCGCCCACGCGGCCCACGTGATCGACGACTGCCTGCCGAACAGATCGACGATCCGCTTCGCGCGGGGCGGCACCGGGGCGGGATCGGGTTCGTGGAAATGCAGCCAGCCGGCCACGAGCAGGGCGATGCCCGCTCCGGCGAAGAACACCGAGCCGAGCGCCAGGACCGTCGACTCGCCCCAGGGGACGCCGTAGTTGCTGGCGTACCACCAGCCGTTCGGGCCGCTGAAGGACAGGCCCAGCACCAGCAGCACCACGGACGCGCTGAGCGCGCGGTTGCGGGCGCTGCGCAGCGCGGCGGGCGCGATGGCGATGGCCGCGAGCGCGGCGAGCGCGCCGCCGAGCCCGGCGAAGGCGCCGAACTGGTGGGTCCACTTGGTCGGGGTGAACATCAGCAGGATCAGGGCGCCGAGCGTGACGGCCGCCAGGCGTCGGCCGGGGCCGAGGCTCGCGCCGGGGATCCGGCCCTTGCGCAGGAGCACGGCGCCCGTGAGTAGCAGGCAGGCGATGATGATGATGACCGCGAACCGTCGGGCCACGCCGCCGTCGGCCGTGAACGTGAACAGGGCCGAGTAGCGGTCGATCTCGTTGTACCACTTCTTGGTGTCGACGACGGTGCCCACATCGGACTGCATGAGCGTCTTCGCGACGAAGGCCGACGCCGTGAGCTTGGAGAAGATGATCGGCACCAGCAGCACGCCCGCGGCCAGCACCGGCGCGACGTACGCGGCGACGGTCAGCCGGAAGCCGGCCGGGCTCGTCCGGGCCCGGGCGAGGATGCGGCGCCCCACGGGCCGGATCCCGGCGAGCAGCGCGGCGACCGTCATGATCCCCGTCGGGCCGGCGGCCACCGTCCACCCCGCGAAGACGGCGGCGGCCGCGAACGGCAGTACCCGCCCCGTCGCGATCGCGCGCTCCACCGAGCACCAGGTGAGCAGCGCGCCCAGCGCGATCACGGGCTCGGGGCGCAGGCCGTTGTTGAAGGCGAACCAGAACACCAGGAAGACGCCGGCGGCCGCCCACAGCGCGAACCGCGAGCGCGCGGCGCGGCCGAGCCGGGGCACCACCTCGCGGCTGATGATGAGCCAGGTCGCGATGCCGCACAGGAGCGCGGGCAGCCGCACCCACGGACTGGCCGTGGAGAAGTGCGAGAGCCAGGCGAAGGCCTGGTAGTACCAGCCGAACGGGGTCTCGGGCGCGCCGTACCAGCGGTAGTAGTTCGCGGTGTAGCCCGCGGCCTCCGCCGTGCGCGCCATGGTGAGGATGTAGCCGTCGTCGGAGGTGTTCGCGCCGATGAAATGCCAGGCCACGAGCAGGGCGATGACGGTGCTGTCGAGCTTGCTGGGGCGCCACCAGCCCGCGGGCAGGATCCGACGGTGCCGGCGGCCGTCCGCGGCGGCGTCGAGACGGTGCAGCGTCAGCAGGCTGGTGAGGATGAGAGCGATCGCCAGCACGATCACGACCCACCGCGCGGCGGCCGGAACGGTGGTGTAGCGGGTGTCGACATCCGCACGGAACTGAATTCGTGTGCTGTCCGTGACGGCGCCGTGCAGATCTGTGAAGACGCCGACGGTCTGCGGCCGGTAGTCGAAGCCGTTGTCCTTGCCGCCGGCCAGCGGCGCACCGTCGGGCGAGGTCACGCCCGTGACCTCGGCGTGCACGGTCTTCGAGTCGCCGGAGAAGACGATCGCGCCGCACCCCGGCGCGCGCAGCGCCGCGGTGTCCACCACGAGCAGCGGCGTGTTGCGCACCACCACCTCGAGCATGCGTCGCTGGTCGGGCTGGGTGCTCACGCCGATCGTCATGCCACGTCGCACGGTGTCGGGCGAGTCGACGGGGCCGGTCGCGACGAGTGTTCCCACGCCGCCGGGCAGCGCGTCGACGGCGGCGCAGGGGATCGAGACGTCGATCCGGTCGGGTACGTAGGAGAGCAGCGGAGCGGTGACCGCCTCGAGGGAGCCGCGCTGCGGCCAGTCGAGCGCCGCGGTGGTCTGCTTGACGGGCATGAACGGCGTGAGCAGCGCGAACAGCACCCCGAGCACGCCGGTCAGTGCGGCGGTCCGGGCCGTGGTGCGGGCTGCGCGGGCAGCGGCGGACGGTTCGGGCACCCCGCGAGTCTAGACGTCGCGACCTGCTCGAATCCGTTCGATCCGACGCGAACGACCGCTTGGTGTACGACGAGCCGACGAACCGACGTATCGTTTCCGGCATGAGGGGATCCGATCGACCGACGCGCGCAGTGCGCTCCGTCGTGCGCGCGGTCACCCCGAAGGTCGGCTCGGGCCCGAGCACGGTCGCCGAGGTGGTCGAGGCGTACGCCGTTCACCTGGGCAGACGGATCGACGTACAGCGTATGACGCTGGCCGTCGGCGTGCACGGGATGTGGCTGCGCTCGGACGAGCGCGACCTGCTCGTGGTCTCCACCGGCGTTGCCACCTTCGAGCAGACGCTCGCGCACGAGCTCGGGCACCTGGTGCTCGGCCACGAACAGGGGTGTTCGTCCGATCCCGACAGCGGCAGGGCCGCGCGGTGCGAGGCGGAGGCCGAGTCCTTCGCCACGCTACTGGTGCGCCGCGTCCGGGCGGGCCACACGATCACCCGGGTCGACTCGGTGGTCGACGAACTGCTCGGATGATCGCCTCGCTCGTCGCGCCCATCCTGCTGCTGGGGGCGCTGGAACGGTTCAGTAGGTGGCGTGCCAACCGCACGGCGCCGGCTGCGGGCGCTCTGCTCACGGCCGTCGCGCTCACGGTGATGGTCACGCTGGACACCCCGGTCGTCATCGCGGCCCTGGGGGACGTGTTCGAGTTGGTCGAGCACGAGGTCGTCACGATCGAGCGCGTCCTGCTGCTCGTCGCCTGTTTCGGGGCCCTGGTCTTCGCGTTCGCGCTCGACGGGCGGCTGACGCGTGCCCGGATGACGGTGTGGGGAGTGCCGCTCGCCGTCGTGGGCGTGTCGATCGCCGCCGCTGCGGCGTCCGCGCACGGGAGCGACGTCACGGGCCTCGGCTTCGGCGGCCAGTTCGGGCTGGCATTGGAGACGGCCCTGGTCTACGCGTGCCTGGGCGCCACCGCGCTGGTCGTCGCCCTGTCCTCCTGGCGGGTCTCCAAGCGCACCCGCGTGCACCGGATGCAGCTGCGGATCCTCGCCGTCGGCGGCGTGCTGCTCGCGACCGTGGCGGTGGCGAACGTCATCGCGGGCGGGGTGCTGATCCAGCAGGTGCAGGTCGGGGAGTGGGTGCTGCGCCTGAACCGGCTCATGCTCAACGCCGGTTTCGCCGGCTGGACGCTGGTGCTCATGGCCTCGTGGTTCACCACGGTCCTCATCACGGTCCTGGAGTGGATCTCGTTCCGGCCGGCGTACGAGCAGGTGCGGGAGCTCTTCCCCGACCTGGAGGCCGTCGCGCGCCCGGGTGGCGGGTGGATGGAGACGGCGGAGTCCCGCGCGGTCGTCGTCCTCGACGGCTGGGCGCTGCTCGCCAGCCCCGGCCCGGGCAAGCTGGGGGACGCGTCCCCGGTCGATCGGGCCGCGGCGGTGGCGCGGTGGCTGGACCGGGTCGCGCCGTACGGCTCGGTGCACGCCGTCGATCTGGCGCCGCCGCCGGACTGGCGCACCTCGCGGTGGACGGCCGCGATCACGAAAAGGGCCCAGCACACCCCGTCGCCCCTGTTGGAGCGGGTGCGCTGAGCCCCGGGTGAGTCGGTGACCGACTCGGCGGGCCGTACGGCCCGGGAAGGCGACGACCGTTAGGCCGTGCCCTCCTTGCCGTCCTCCGCCTCGAACTCGGCGAGCAGGCCCGCGAGGGCTGCCCGACGGTCCGCCGACAGCTTGGTCGAACGGCGTGCCATCTCGAGCATGCCGGACTCGCGCAGCTCGCGAGTCAGCTCGAGGTCCGCCAGGACCTCACGCTCGTACAGCGGGTCCGAGAAGTACTCGGCGCGCACACCGAAGGTCTGCGCGATGGACGCCACCATGTCGTACGCAGGACGCGAGCTCCGGCCGGAGCGCAGCTGCGACAGATAGGGGACGGACAGCTTGCCGCCGCCCTCTTCGACCATCCTGCAGAACTCCGACGAGGTGTAGGGACCTCGGTCTGCTGGATGCACGACCTCGAAAAGTCGATTCAACTTGGCCGCGAACGTAGTCATGAGGCCCTCCCTTCCAGATTGCGAATACTGGGAGATTACATGATCCGCGAGTCAGATGCGCACGGCGTGGGACAACTATCCCATTTCCGCTGTCGGGGAGGCCGCTATTCTGGGGCCATGGGACCCCGCATTCTGGTGCTCAACGGACCGAACCTGAACATGCTGGGAGTCCGCCAGCCCCAGGTCTACGGCGATAATTCGTACGCCGACATCGTCGAGATCTGTCGGAAAGCGGCGAGTGAACGATCAGCCGAAGTAGAAGTTCGTCAGACTAACGATGAATCGGAGCTCCTCGGCTGGATCCACGCAGTTGCGCGGGAACGGAATTTCTCCGCGATCGTCATCAATCCGGCAGCGTGGACGCACACCTCCGTCGCGCTCGCCGATGCGCTGGTGATCCCGGAGGTGCCGATCATCGAAGTGCACATCTCCAACGTGCACGCCCGCGAGCCCTTCCGGCACCACTCGTACGTCTCCCCGATCGCCGCCGGCGTGATCGCGGGCTTCGGGCCGGCCGGGTACCGCTACGCGGTGGATCGCGCCGTCGACCTGTCCTAGGCGGAGGCGGCCGTGCGGGCGCGCAGCGCGTCCACGACGAGGTCCACCCCGCCGGCGAAGGCCCGGTCGGTGGCGATCTGATCGATCTCGCCCGCCACGGCGCCGGCCCGGGCCATGGCCTCGCGGGTCTGCTCCTCGAAGGTGAAGCCCACGACGAAGTGCGTCAGCGTCAGCGCGACGGCGCGCGCGTCCGCCGGCGCCGCACCCGCCGAGGCGGCGATCTCGGCGATCTGCGCGTGCAGGTTGCTGGTGCCGAGCTGCGAGGCGAGGGACGCCGAGACCACCTCCGCGCCGTCGCGGTGCTTGCGCAGGACCGCCCGCAGCGCGTGGGCGTACCCCGAGAGCTGCCGGTCCCAGCGCATCCGCGACTTCGACGCGGCGGCGGCCAGCGCGGGATCGGCGAGGATGGTGTCGGCGATCGCCGCGAGCAGCGACTGCTTGTTCGGGATGTGCCAGTACAGCGCCCCCGGCGCGACGCCCAGATCGGCCGCCACGCGCCGCATCGTCAGGTCCGGCAGGCCCGACCGGTCGAGGACGGCGATCGCGGAGGTCAGCACGTCGGAGCGGTTGATGGCCACGGACTTGACTCTAGCCCAGCGCCCCGACGATTCTTGAACCGTGTTCAACGCCGCCACGTACCGCGCCACCCCGCGCGATCTCGCCCTCATCGCCGTCTTCACCGCCCTCACCGCGGTGCTGGCGGCCCCCACTGTGACCATCAGCGGCATCGCCCCCATCACCCTGCAGACCCTGGGGTTCATGCTGGCCGCCTCGCTGCTGGGGTACCCGTGGGGCGGCGCCTCGGTGGCGCTGTACGTGCTGCTCATCGCGGTGGGACTGCCGATCGGCGCGGGCGGCCGCGGCGGCCTCGCGGTGATCACCGGCCCGACGGGCGGCTTCCTCATCGGCGGCATCATCGGCGCGCTGGTCACGGGCTGGCTCGTCGACAAGTGGGGCCGCACCAACCCCGTCACGGTCGGCCTCGCCAACATCATCGGGCTCATGGTGATCGTCTACGCGATCGGCCTGCCGTGGCTGGGCTGGCGCACCGGATCGGGCCTGTTCGCCAAGCTCACGCTCGGGCTGCAGTTCGTGCCCGGCGACCTGATCAAGGTGGTCATCACCTCGCTGGTCGTGGTGATGGTGGCGCGCGCCTACCCGCCCATCGCCCGACGGGGGAGCGCCGCCGCCGAGAAGGCCGTGTCCGAGAAGAGAGCATGATCCGCCTCGAGGACGTCCGCCACGCCTACGACGAGCGGCCGGTCCTGCGGGGCATCACCGCGGAGCTGACGGAGCGCCGGATCGGGATCATCGGCGCCAACGGCTCGGGCAAGTCGACCCTCGCCCGCACGTTCAACGGGCTGGTGATCCCGGACAGCGGCACCGTCGAGACCCTGGGGCTGGACGTGCGGCGCAAGCGCTCCGAGGTGCGCCGCAAGGTCGGCTTCATGTTCGCCGACGCCTCGGCCCAGATCGTCATGCCCACGCCCGCCGAGGACGTCGCGCTCT
Proteins encoded in this window:
- the aroQ gene encoding type II 3-dehydroquinate dehydratase, which translates into the protein MGPRILVLNGPNLNMLGVRQPQVYGDNSYADIVEICRKAASERSAEVEVRQTNDESELLGWIHAVARERNFSAIVINPAAWTHTSVALADALVIPEVPIIEVHISNVHAREPFRHHSYVSPIAAGVIAGFGPAGYRYAVDRAVDLS
- a CDS encoding TetR family transcriptional regulator yields the protein MAINRSDVLTSAIAVLDRSGLPDLTMRRVAADLGVAPGALYWHIPNKQSLLAAIADTILADPALAAAASKSRMRWDRQLSGYAHALRAVLRKHRDGAEVVSASLASQLGTSNLHAQIAEIAASAGAAPADARAVALTLTHFVVGFTFEEQTREAMARAGAVAGEIDQIATDRAFAGGVDLVVDALRARTAASA
- a CDS encoding arabinosyltransferase domain-containing protein, encoding MPEPSAAARAARTTARTAALTGVLGVLFALLTPFMPVKQTTAALDWPQRGSLEAVTAPLLSYVPDRIDVSIPCAAVDALPGGVGTLVATGPVDSPDTVRRGMTIGVSTQPDQRRMLEVVVRNTPLLVVDTAALRAPGCGAIVFSGDSKTVHAEVTGVTSPDGAPLAGGKDNGFDYRPQTVGVFTDLHGAVTDSTRIQFRADVDTRYTTVPAAARWVVIVLAIALILTSLLTLHRLDAAADGRRHRRILPAGWWRPSKLDSTVIALLVAWHFIGANTSDDGYILTMARTAEAAGYTANYYRWYGAPETPFGWYYQAFAWLSHFSTASPWVRLPALLCGIATWLIISREVVPRLGRAARSRFALWAAAGVFLVFWFAFNNGLRPEPVIALGALLTWCSVERAIATGRVLPFAAAAVFAGWTVAAGPTGIMTVAALLAGIRPVGRRILARARTSPAGFRLTVAAYVAPVLAAGVLLVPIIFSKLTASAFVAKTLMQSDVGTVVDTKKWYNEIDRYSALFTFTADGGVARRFAVIIIIACLLLTGAVLLRKGRIPGASLGPGRRLAAVTLGALILLMFTPTKWTHQFGAFAGLGGALAALAAIAIAPAALRSARNRALSASVVLLVLGLSFSGPNGWWYASNYGVPWGESTVLALGSVFFAGAGIALLVAGWLHFHEPDPAPVPPRAKRIVDLFGRQSSITWAAWAVVVLCVGSMAATTGITQFSSFSNGKANLRALGGDPCNLADYVLTEPDPTSGLLLPLDGNIRDGLAGPGTAGVSPDGVPTIINATTSSNTDDSSTSLDAMARLPQDTTSGRTSTAGINGSHMRLPYGLDPARTPVLGSYSQEAQSKAQVVSKWYPLPAKAADRSLITLSAAGKFTEDELYLEYSTDAPAPGAEPKVAGKHSFIDIGPKPAWRNLRLPRTDLPADATAVRVVAVDDDLAIDHWLAVTPPRVSKLVTAQELIGSTEPVLLDWTSGLAFPCQRPFSHSNGVAEVPQWRITPDQNLSPVTTEWEGTLGGGPLGWTQMLLQQEKIPGYLQGDLGQDFGEVMRLVPYSQARAADLTLGTRTVWGTHVEAPIRKDRTDS
- a CDS encoding biotin transporter BioY, encoding MFNAATYRATPRDLALIAVFTALTAVLAAPTVTISGIAPITLQTLGFMLAASLLGYPWGGASVALYVLLIAVGLPIGAGGRGGLAVITGPTGGFLIGGIIGALVTGWLVDKWGRTNPVTVGLANIIGLMVIVYAIGLPWLGWRTGSGLFAKLTLGLQFVPGDLIKVVITSLVVVMVARAYPPIARRGSAAAEKAVSEKRA
- a CDS encoding arabinosyltransferase domain-containing protein — its product is MSVPTSSSEQEPAPQRPAAGDAPRGVTVARLVAVVAGAVGLLLCLLTPLLPVQQSTASLDWPQLRPGAESAEVSASLVTQAPADLTATVPCAAINRAATTGGTVLSTLPVGSSSARELGMNVVVGAPGPGQSVTVSSRNTVIAAASLDRLRGCSQLRLWSNPAEVGARFEGTDVAGTIATESRPVMGGVYTSLTAADVTAAGPGMRLHADLDTRFELSASPLKAAAITIGLLCVLASLVALWLLDRAFGHHRRPPHRTLGRMLRPRLVDVAVLGGLGLWTVLGAGSSDDGYILSMGKVAPEAGYTANYYRFFGAPEAPFDWYYTFLSHWGSISANAIWMRLPMLAAGVVVWLLLSRVLLPRLGPGVRRYPLAVWAAGAMLLAFWFPLASGLRSEPIIVLGTMVTWVAVERAVATHRALPAAIAALATGLTLGLAPQGVVAVALLLASSAAVLRVLVARRREAGLAALVVPVLAAAAVIVPIAFRDQSLASVAEAIRIRYEVGPAAPWTQEYLRFFFLTNETTDGSLVRRVPVYLFVMCLFVGLFVMLRARRIPRIAPGPVWRLVGAVFITAALLTLTPTKWTVHFGVYAGFAAALAAVATVAVVEAARTSVRNFTFFLTGMLFALAAAFAGFNLWSWPYLWGVPWFDRQPEVAGITFSKAFLVLAGLAGALAAWQHFRLDFRGRGEGGLVEDGTVDEAALADSALATHTRADRDQALRSRRRLQLASLPLVLVLGMLVLGEGAIFAKAYVSNPSTYTVAKGNLDALRGDSCGMASKVLVETDPNADMLTSAEGRPTAQALVGPGSRGFLPTGVPNELKPLAISSAPGQINMASPITSPFTSTAATAGTGGGTGPRTVNGSTAALPFGLDPARTPVVGSYGQNTVPAELFSDWYSLPARSADRPLVSFAASGAISSVGPTGKKEYGQPVTLEWAERRADGTIGARGAIDPIDPGPNKPWRNLRVPMEAIPPTANVVRIHVRDPNLGDQQWVGVTPPRVPRLRTLQEVVGETDPVLLDLLVGQQFPCQRPLAIRNGTYELPKWRILPTRKDALSTSGTWQAREAGGLLTVPDTLLRTTTIPTYMAGDLTRDWGELQKYTPLAEDAPAAELTVGVQTRSGWWRQGPIRALTDQTVKN
- a CDS encoding ImmA/IrrE family metallo-endopeptidase, producing the protein MRGSDRPTRAVRSVVRAVTPKVGSGPSTVAEVVEAYAVHLGRRIDVQRMTLAVGVHGMWLRSDERDLLVVSTGVATFEQTLAHELGHLVLGHEQGCSSDPDSGRAARCEAEAESFATLLVRRVRAGHTITRVDSVVDELLG